Proteins from one Natrinema salinisoli genomic window:
- a CDS encoding 50S ribosomal protein L11, whose protein sequence is MAGTIEVLVPGGQANPGPPLGPELGPTPVDVQAVVQEINDQTEAFDGTEVPVTVDYEDDGSFEIDVGVPPTAALIKDEADFETGSGEPQKDFVADLSVEQVKKIAEQKHPDLLAYDTINAAKEVVGTCASMGVTIEGNDAREFKQRVDDGEYDDVLADGAAA, encoded by the coding sequence ATGGCTGGAACCATCGAAGTGCTCGTTCCGGGTGGCCAGGCCAACCCTGGCCCACCGCTCGGTCCCGAGCTCGGACCGACTCCCGTCGACGTGCAGGCTGTCGTACAGGAAATCAACGATCAGACCGAAGCGTTCGACGGCACCGAAGTCCCCGTCACGGTCGACTACGAGGACGACGGCTCCTTCGAGATCGACGTCGGTGTCCCACCGACGGCGGCGCTGATCAAAGACGAGGCCGATTTCGAAACCGGCAGCGGCGAACCCCAGAAGGATTTCGTCGCGGACCTCTCCGTCGAGCAGGTAAAGAAAATCGCCGAGCAGAAACATCCCGACCTGCTCGCCTACGATACGATCAACGCCGCGAAGGAAGTCGTCGGCACCTGCGCCTCGATGGGCGTCACCATCGAGGGCAACGACGCTCGCGAGTTCAAGCAGCGAGTCGACGACGGCGAGTACGACGACGTGCTTGCGGACGGAGCGGCGGCGTAG
- a CDS encoding HEWD family protein, which translates to MSARVRKPTARICEACGRGERWDEDLEAWQIARDDGEKQVGSPHCIHEWDITGTFRPVDEADN; encoded by the coding sequence ATGAGCGCACGGGTACGAAAACCGACCGCGAGAATCTGCGAAGCGTGCGGTCGAGGCGAACGGTGGGACGAGGATCTCGAGGCCTGGCAGATCGCCCGCGACGACGGCGAGAAACAGGTCGGCAGCCCCCACTGCATTCACGAGTGGGACATCACCGGGACGTTCAGACCGGTCGACGAAGCCGATAACTGA
- the cutA gene encoding divalent-cation tolerance protein CutA, with translation MPTVYITAPPDAADELAETLVGDRLAACVNRLSTTSTYRWDGEIQQDEEAVLLAKTTEEVYDDLVTRVREVHPYDVPCIERFDESDVLESFADWRADSVAGQ, from the coding sequence ATGCCGACTGTCTACATTACGGCCCCACCGGACGCGGCCGACGAGCTCGCTGAAACCCTGGTCGGGGACCGACTCGCCGCCTGCGTCAATCGGCTGTCGACGACGTCGACCTACCGCTGGGACGGCGAGATTCAGCAGGACGAGGAGGCAGTGTTGCTCGCGAAAACGACGGAGGAAGTCTACGATGACCTCGTGACGCGGGTTCGGGAGGTCCATCCCTACGACGTCCCCTGTATCGAGCGATTCGACGAGAGCGACGTCCTCGAGTCGTTCGCGGACTGGCGTGCGGACAGCGTCGCGGGGCAGTAG